One genomic window of Mangifera indica cultivar Alphonso unplaced genomic scaffold, CATAS_Mindica_2.1 Un_0018, whole genome shotgun sequence includes the following:
- the LOC123205900 gene encoding uncharacterized protein LOC123205900 — protein MGNAICSCFQQNSMRDSVKLIFWEGDTMILNGKHVAGEIMYNSPGKMVCRADSFFIGHPLPALAVDDELMPGQTYFVLPIDRFTCNVLSASTLAAFNSSSSSSSTASRKRVTPMIEFDHHCCPFEYTKGENGRVFIKVVPEFIIRLIQRSKEFDHHEDGSSFPLLCSTPELKKHYDLLVGLRGQVWSPKLEPISEYKIRYSPCRFIGLKWKQQENAC, from the coding sequence atgggTAATGCAATCTGTTCATGTTTCCAGCAAAACTCCATGAGGGATTCGGTGAAGCTTATCTTTTGGGAAGGAGACACAATGATTCTCAATGGCAAACACGTCGCCGGAGAAATCATGTATAACTCCCCGGGAAAAATGGTTTGCCGTGCAGATTCCTTCTTCATTGGTCACCCGCTTCCGGCTCTTGCCGTCGACGACGAGCTCATGCCTGGTCAAACGTATTTCGTTCTCCCCATTGATCGTTTTACATGCAACGTTCTTTCAGCTTCAACACTAGCAGCcttcaattcttcttcttcttcgtcttcaaCAGCCAGCCGCAAACGGGTCACCCCCATGATCGAATTCGACCACCACTGCTGTCCCTTCGAATACACAAAGGGTGAAAACGGTAGGGTTTTTATCAAGGTGGTGCCCGAATTCATAATCAGGCTAATACAGAGAAGTAAAGAGTTTGATCATCATGAAGATGGATCCTCCTTCCCGTTGCTTTGCAGCACGCCGGAGTTAAAGAAGCACTACGATCTGCTAGTCGGCTTAAGGGGTCAAGTTTGGTCGCCAAAGCTTGAGCCAATCTCTGAGTACAAAATTAGGTATTCGCCTTGCAGGTTCATAGGGTTGAAGTGGAAACAGCAAGAGAATGCTTGTTAA
- the LOC123205890 gene encoding signal peptide peptidase-like — MRNNERIANLALAGLTLAPLVVNVNPNINVVLTACLAVYVGCYRSVKPTPPSETMSNEHAMRFPFVGSAMLLSLFLLFKFLSKDLVNAVLTCYFFFLGIIALSATILPAVKKFLPKHWNEDVIVWHFPYFRSLEIDFTRSQIVAAIPGTFFCAWYVSQKHWLANNVLGLAFCIQGIEMLSLGSFKTGAILLAGLFVYDIFWVFFTPVMVSVAKSFDAPIKLLFPTADIKRPYSMLGLGDIVIPGIFVALALRFDVSRRKGGQYFKSAFLGYTVGLILTIIVMNWFQAAQPALLYIVPCVIGFLAAHVLWNGEVKPLMEFDESKTAGTSEEGGDAKSSKKVE, encoded by the exons ATGAGGAACAATGAACGGATAGCGAATTTGGCTTTGGCAG GTTTAACTTTGGCACCCCTTGTTGTGAACGTAAACCCAAACATAAATGTTGTTTTGACAGCATGTCTCGCTGTTTATGTGGGATGTTACCGATCTGTCAAGCCAACTCCACCATCA GAGACAATGTCTAATGAGCATGCTATGCGCTTTCCCTTTGTTGGGAGTGCAATGTTGTTGTCACTGTTCTTACTCTTCAAATTTCTTTCTAAAGACTTGGTTAACGCTGTGTTGACTTGCTACTTCTTTTTTCTGGGGATAATCGCTCTTTC GGCAACGATCTTACCAGctgtaaaaaaatttctgcCAAAGCATTGGAATGAGGACGTTATTGTTTGGCATTTCCCATATTTCCGTT CTTTGGAGATTGACTTCACAAGGTCTCAGATTGTTGCAGCAATACCTGGGACTTTTTTCTGTGCATGGTATGTTTCCCAGAAACATTGGTTAGCTAACAATGTTTTGGGCCTCGCATTCTGTATTCAG GGAATTGAAATGCTTTCCCTGGGGTCTTTCAAGACTGGTGCCATTcttttg GCGGGACTTTTCGTGTATGATATATTTTGGGTTTTCTTCACTCCAGTTATGGTTAGTGTTGCAAAATCTTTTGATGCTCCGATCAAG CTTTTGTTTCCAACAGCAGATATTAAACGGCCATACTCTATGCTTGGACTTGGTGACATTGTAATCCCTG GTATTTTTGTGGCACTGGCACTGCGATTCGATGTATCTAGGAGAAAAGGGGGCCAGTATTTTAAGAGTGCATTTCTAGGATACACGGTTGGTTTAATCCTCACAATTATTGTCATGAACTGGTTTCAAGCAGCACAG CCTgcacttttatatattgtacCTTGTGTAATTGGATTCTTGGCTGCGCATGTCCTATGGAATG